Proteins encoded together in one Streptomyces umbrinus window:
- a CDS encoding CIS tube protein: MAKGSKGAGKSLVRATLAIHEPPVGTSTTPGALIKTFKLDFNPAQLTLSRRAQWKTTPTAAVRDGNVPEFMGPEPREMTVEIFLDSSLDPNSNSVLKKVESLMACCEVTTKSIAAKQPSPPWVVFQWGSFSTARFTAYVSSVEANYSLFGTTGVPIRATCQVTLHEIPSKAKGQNPTSGALTAQRVHRVVAGDSLQSLAWREYGDAAAWRAIAEVNGIDNPADLRSGTELLMPSAEEVRS, encoded by the coding sequence ATGGCAAAGGGAAGCAAGGGCGCAGGCAAGAGCCTGGTGCGCGCCACGCTGGCCATCCACGAGCCGCCGGTCGGCACCAGCACCACGCCGGGCGCTCTGATCAAGACGTTCAAGCTCGACTTCAACCCGGCGCAACTGACGCTGAGCCGCCGCGCCCAGTGGAAGACGACGCCGACCGCGGCCGTACGCGACGGCAACGTCCCGGAGTTCATGGGTCCCGAGCCCCGGGAGATGACGGTCGAGATCTTCCTGGACTCGTCCCTCGATCCGAACAGCAACTCGGTGCTGAAGAAGGTGGAGTCACTGATGGCCTGCTGCGAGGTGACGACGAAGAGCATCGCCGCGAAGCAGCCCTCGCCGCCCTGGGTGGTGTTCCAGTGGGGCTCGTTCTCCACGGCCCGCTTCACGGCGTACGTGAGTTCCGTGGAGGCGAACTACTCGCTGTTCGGCACGACCGGTGTGCCGATCCGGGCCACCTGCCAGGTGACGCTGCACGAGATCCCCAGCAAGGCCAAGGGGCAGAACCCGACCTCGGGCGCGCTCACCGCGCAGCGCGTGCACCGCGTCGTCGCGGGCGACTCGCTGCAGTCGCTGGCCTGGCGCGAGTACGGCGACGCGGCCGCGTGGCGCGCCATCGCCGAGGTCAACGGCATCGACAACCCGGCCGATCTGCGGTCGGGCACGGAACTCCTGATGCCCTCGGCCGAGGAGGTGCGTTCCTGA
- a CDS encoding zinc ribbon domain-containing protein, with protein MTSQNSGTGREPARSCVECGTRAEPGQSFCDSCGAVLGWSGGPDRADAARRDPVRAEAAAPARDSAAGGAAVAGGSGGSGGSGDQPGWDAFATPGAGTGTARTGHDPAVAATPGPGSGRRGEDEAGWPQAGAAGPSTGVRLARNAGPRPDDEDADRSTGRSGDGEAAAGWSGARRTDTAPDSESAAGHWRPGSADGSGAAAGHRQPDGSDGSGRAGTRQSPAAPVGSGTAPSSPPRHDHPATAPDSAPAASAGAGPAGLQEWDTNSPAAPVSYSSLDLSPGATDNARPDSQPDAQPDARLGTHPDIHPDDDADTEPVPTTASRGHHPSTDSTHSSHSTHSSHATGFSGSTDPAGSSDSTAERARSLLIPVSDPEPRAPASPAVAPVLPGRPVANRPQVRAPGPEFGPQGGIPCPWCATLNLPDRHYCGRCAMPMAGGGPSTPGRQPWWRRIPGFGVAQTPWAGDRPRLRRGFGAVMNWVVGGVVLALIVTLVLNIGDGVDATRDHFAKRAAVGPDSVKASRSYPGHPAQRAFDKLSNTWWGPGVSGTGEGEWLEARFAQPTRLLDLVITSGVSTQPDKLSQSALPHRIEALITAADGKKTTRIINLDQSAGGQRRKFRVGAVSSVRFTVKSAYATDAKKQVSIAEIEFFTRSNSNSS; from the coding sequence ATGACCAGCCAGAACTCCGGCACAGGACGGGAGCCCGCCCGCAGCTGCGTCGAATGCGGCACCCGGGCGGAGCCCGGCCAGTCCTTCTGCGACTCCTGCGGTGCGGTACTCGGCTGGTCCGGCGGCCCGGACCGGGCCGACGCGGCTCGCAGGGACCCCGTGCGCGCGGAGGCCGCCGCACCGGCGCGGGACTCCGCGGCCGGGGGTGCCGCCGTGGCCGGCGGCTCCGGCGGCTCCGGCGGCTCCGGTGATCAGCCGGGATGGGACGCGTTCGCAACCCCCGGGGCCGGAACGGGTACGGCCCGTACGGGCCACGACCCGGCCGTCGCGGCAACGCCAGGGCCTGGCAGTGGCCGACGGGGAGAGGACGAGGCCGGGTGGCCGCAGGCCGGAGCCGCCGGGCCGAGTACCGGTGTCCGCCTGGCGCGGAACGCCGGTCCCCGGCCGGACGACGAGGACGCCGACCGCTCCACCGGCCGGTCAGGTGACGGCGAGGCCGCCGCCGGCTGGTCCGGGGCGCGGCGCACGGACACCGCGCCCGACTCCGAGTCGGCGGCCGGGCATTGGCGGCCGGGCAGCGCGGACGGCTCCGGGGCGGCGGCCGGACACCGGCAGCCGGACGGCTCGGACGGCTCCGGGCGTGCCGGGACACGGCAGTCGCCCGCGGCACCCGTGGGATCCGGCACCGCGCCGTCCTCCCCGCCGCGGCACGACCACCCCGCCACCGCGCCGGACTCTGCCCCCGCGGCATCCGCAGGCGCGGGGCCGGCGGGACTCCAGGAGTGGGACACGAACTCCCCCGCCGCTCCGGTCTCCTACAGTTCCCTCGACCTCTCCCCCGGCGCGACGGACAACGCCCGCCCGGACAGCCAACCGGACGCCCAACCGGACGCCCGCCTGGGCACCCATCCGGACATCCACCCCGACGACGACGCCGACACCGAGCCGGTGCCGACCACCGCGAGCCGGGGCCACCACCCGTCCACCGACTCCACGCACTCCAGCCACTCCACTCACTCCAGCCACGCCACCGGCTTCTCCGGGTCCACGGACCCCGCCGGCTCCTCCGACTCCACCGCCGAACGGGCCAGGTCTCTCCTCATCCCGGTGAGCGACCCCGAGCCCCGCGCGCCCGCGTCCCCCGCCGTCGCGCCCGTACTGCCCGGCCGCCCGGTCGCGAATCGCCCCCAAGTACGCGCCCCGGGACCGGAGTTCGGCCCGCAGGGCGGCATCCCCTGCCCCTGGTGCGCGACCCTCAACCTCCCCGACCGGCACTACTGCGGCCGCTGCGCCATGCCGATGGCCGGGGGCGGGCCGTCAACCCCGGGCCGGCAGCCCTGGTGGCGCCGGATACCGGGCTTCGGCGTCGCGCAGACCCCGTGGGCCGGTGACCGCCCCCGGCTGCGCCGCGGCTTCGGGGCCGTCATGAACTGGGTCGTCGGCGGCGTCGTACTCGCCCTGATCGTCACACTCGTGCTCAACATCGGCGACGGGGTCGACGCGACCCGCGACCACTTCGCCAAGCGCGCCGCGGTGGGTCCTGACAGTGTGAAGGCGTCGCGCTCCTATCCCGGTCACCCCGCGCAACGCGCCTTCGACAAGCTCAGCAACACCTGGTGGGGGCCGGGTGTCTCGGGGACCGGCGAGGGGGAGTGGCTGGAGGCACGGTTCGCCCAGCCGACCCGGCTGCTGGACCTGGTCATCACCTCCGGTGTGTCGACCCAGCCGGACAAGCTCTCGCAGTCGGCCCTCCCGCACCGCATCGAGGCCTTGATCACCGCGGCCGACGGCAAGAAGACCACCCGGATCATCAACCTGGACCAGAGCGCGGGCGGCCAGCGGCGCAAGTTCCGGGTCGGGGCGGTCTCCTCGGTGCGCTTCACCGTGAAGTCGGCCTACGCCACCGACGCCAAGAAGCAGGTGTCCATCGCGGAGATCGAGTTCTTCACCCGGTCGAACAGCAACAGCTCCTGA
- a CDS encoding phage tail protein, translating to MRGSIDGLGSSAPIGMTLPAVFADDDLAQRFVGGLDDVLAPILAVLDCLDSYFTPALAPVDFTRWLAGWVGAETDGTEPDDRLRAAVAAAAYLHRVRGTSRGLSEAIRLVFGVTPEITESGGAAWNARPLGPVPGDRSPRLHVTLRLPDPTRADEHRLDSLVAAARPAHMPYTVQVTAAERTPER from the coding sequence GTGAGGGGCTCCATCGACGGCCTCGGCTCCTCCGCGCCGATCGGCATGACGCTGCCCGCCGTGTTCGCCGACGACGATCTGGCACAGCGGTTCGTCGGCGGGCTCGACGACGTGCTCGCACCGATCCTGGCCGTCCTCGACTGCCTGGACTCCTACTTCACCCCGGCGCTGGCCCCGGTGGACTTCACCCGGTGGCTGGCGGGCTGGGTCGGCGCGGAGACCGACGGCACCGAGCCCGACGACCGGCTGCGCGCGGCCGTCGCCGCCGCCGCGTATCTGCACCGCGTACGGGGCACCAGCCGCGGTCTGTCCGAGGCGATACGCCTGGTCTTCGGTGTGACCCCGGAGATCACCGAGAGCGGCGGCGCCGCCTGGAACGCCCGGCCCCTCGGTCCCGTTCCCGGCGACCGCAGCCCGCGCCTGCACGTCACGCTCCGCCTGCCCGACCCGACCCGCGCCGACGAGCACCGGCTCGACAGCCTCGTGGCGGCCGCCCGACCCGCCCACATGCCGTACACGGTCCAGGTGACCGCCGCCGAAAGGACTCCCGAGAGATGA
- a CDS encoding GPW/gp25 family protein: MAEQFVGSGWAFPLRIGPTGGIALVSGEREIEEAIRLVLATAPGERPMRPEFGCAIHDLVFAPVNEATAGRIQHEVYTSLDRWEPRIEVSDVEVTAGRETEQGVLFIDVRYSIRGTNNPRSLVFPFYVIPSHDEPDPAPESDR; this comes from the coding sequence ATGGCCGAGCAGTTCGTCGGATCCGGCTGGGCCTTCCCGCTGCGCATCGGCCCCACCGGGGGCATCGCCCTGGTCAGCGGGGAGCGCGAGATCGAGGAGGCCATCCGGCTCGTACTGGCCACCGCGCCGGGCGAGCGGCCGATGCGCCCGGAGTTCGGCTGCGCCATCCACGACCTGGTGTTCGCGCCGGTCAACGAGGCCACCGCGGGCCGCATCCAGCACGAGGTCTACACGAGCCTCGACCGCTGGGAGCCGCGCATCGAGGTGAGCGACGTCGAGGTGACCGCCGGCCGCGAGACCGAGCAGGGCGTGCTCTTCATCGACGTCCGCTACTCGATCCGCGGCACCAACAACCCGCGCAGCCTGGTCTTCCCGTTCTACGTCATCCCCTCCCACGACGAGCCGGACCCGGCTCCCGAAAGCGACCGCTGA
- a CDS encoding VCBS repeat-containing protein produces the protein MHKHLRLTLATASVAALTGGLLTFSAVTATAADSTTVPHADFNGDGVGDVAFSAAGAYVNGRKTAGQLVTLYGTATGVSSAKRSTLSQDSAGVPGTAETADAFSAETAYADFNGDGYDDLAVSSPSEKVGSDTNGGTLAVLWGSASGLTGKGVTVADPAVSAHDYWGKNLAAGDFDGDGTADLAVGNSSSTVYVYKGGISASGTAVGGRYTLKPPIQSGGDARGPINLTAGDVNGDKKTDLVVDGFETGTDYGWARNYFVPGAASGLSISSAQIVKAGAITAIGDVNGDGFGDIVSGAYWENTLSDGTTVPDSAFGGKVNVTYGTADGPGATTGITQNTGNVPGTSEKNDFFGYDLDLGDINGDGYQDIVVGSAGEDLNSITDTGAVTVLYGSANGLDTASGTQYFAQSTAGVPGSDETNDALGADAKLDDVNGDGRADLLVGSYENANNGAVLYMPSNGTKITTSGSRSVSPSSAGVSTTGTPAFGVNFAD, from the coding sequence ATGCACAAGCATCTTCGACTCACCCTCGCGACGGCCTCCGTTGCCGCGCTGACGGGGGGTCTGCTCACCTTCTCGGCGGTGACGGCCACGGCCGCCGACTCGACGACCGTGCCGCACGCCGACTTCAACGGCGACGGCGTCGGCGACGTGGCCTTCTCGGCCGCGGGCGCCTATGTGAACGGCCGCAAGACCGCAGGCCAGCTCGTCACCCTCTACGGCACCGCCACCGGAGTGTCCTCCGCCAAGCGGTCTACCCTCAGCCAGGACAGCGCCGGTGTCCCCGGCACCGCCGAGACCGCTGACGCCTTCAGCGCGGAGACCGCGTACGCCGACTTCAACGGTGACGGATACGACGACCTCGCCGTGTCCTCCCCGTCCGAGAAGGTCGGCAGCGACACCAACGGCGGCACTCTCGCCGTGCTGTGGGGCTCCGCGAGCGGTCTGACCGGCAAGGGCGTCACCGTCGCCGACCCGGCCGTCTCCGCGCACGACTACTGGGGCAAGAACCTCGCCGCCGGCGACTTCGACGGCGACGGCACGGCCGACCTGGCCGTCGGCAACTCCTCCAGCACGGTCTACGTCTACAAGGGCGGCATCAGCGCGTCCGGTACCGCCGTGGGCGGCCGGTACACGCTCAAGCCCCCGATCCAGTCGGGCGGCGACGCCCGTGGCCCGATCAACCTCACCGCGGGCGACGTCAACGGCGACAAGAAGACCGACCTGGTCGTCGACGGCTTCGAGACCGGGACCGACTACGGCTGGGCCAGGAACTACTTCGTGCCCGGCGCCGCGAGCGGCCTCTCGATCTCCTCGGCGCAGATCGTGAAGGCCGGCGCGATCACCGCGATCGGCGACGTCAACGGCGACGGTTTCGGCGACATCGTCTCCGGCGCGTACTGGGAAAACACGTTGAGCGACGGCACGACGGTCCCGGACTCGGCCTTCGGCGGCAAGGTGAACGTCACCTACGGCACCGCCGACGGTCCGGGCGCGACCACGGGCATCACCCAGAACACCGGCAACGTCCCCGGCACGTCGGAGAAGAACGACTTCTTCGGCTACGACCTGGACCTCGGTGACATCAACGGCGACGGCTACCAGGACATCGTCGTCGGCTCCGCCGGCGAGGACCTGAACAGCATCACGGACACGGGCGCGGTCACCGTCCTGTACGGCTCGGCGAACGGCCTCGACACCGCTTCCGGCACCCAGTACTTCGCGCAGAGCACGGCGGGTGTGCCCGGCAGCGACGAGACGAACGACGCGCTCGGCGCGGACGCGAAGCTCGACGACGTCAACGGCGACGGCCGGGCCGACCTGCTGGTCGGCTCGTACGAGAACGCGAACAACGGCGCGGTGCTGTACATGCCGTCGAACGGCACGAAGATCACCACGTCCGGCTCGCGGTCCGTCTCGCCGAGCAGCGCGGGTGTGTCGACGACCGGCACCCCGGCGTTCGGCGTCAACTTCGCCGACTGA
- a CDS encoding phage tail protein, with amino-acid sequence MSRDLDPGSTIFFTLTIDGESLGYFNGCEGLSSAVEIEQHQEGGNNGFVWQLPSRVTFSNIRLTRPLTPDTTKVAAWISSVTTGVKRPTAQIAALRADGSEVARWGLIDVLPVSWQGPSLDPASPAVATEVLEITHHGFTD; translated from the coding sequence ATGTCCCGCGATCTCGACCCGGGCTCCACCATCTTCTTCACCCTGACCATCGACGGCGAGAGCCTCGGTTACTTCAACGGGTGCGAAGGGCTCTCGTCCGCGGTGGAGATCGAGCAGCACCAGGAGGGCGGCAACAACGGGTTCGTGTGGCAGCTTCCGTCGCGTGTCACCTTCTCCAACATCCGGCTGACCCGCCCGCTGACCCCGGACACCACCAAGGTCGCGGCCTGGATCTCCTCCGTGACCACCGGGGTCAAGCGGCCCACCGCGCAGATCGCCGCGTTGCGGGCGGACGGTTCGGAGGTGGCCCGCTGGGGGCTGATCGACGTACTGCCGGTCAGCTGGCAGGGCCCCTCCCTGGACCCGGCCAGCCCGGCCGTCGCCACGGAGGTCCTGGAAATCACCCACCACGGGTTCACGGACTGA
- a CDS encoding FG-GAP and VCBS repeat-containing protein codes for MPRTSRTGPAAVAVALVASLAAGCAGGGSPDRTDSGPKRPAAGKPSDKPDPGDFNGDGYDDFATVVYSESKDKRRYTETLTVVYGSSDGLNKASAQRTSAARKAEEKGAGFVSRPLRTDLDGDGFTDLVVARGNAGAPLGTLALFGGPRGLGRATELALPDGFQPRAAADFDGDGSVDLLDGGHGGTGDPSATGPGSDGLLLYGPFDRTGTPKRQAVLDLDQQGYATPESATTGDFDADGKAEVVFTYDFDAEEDESAPESLYMVGYYEGGADGLVRDTALEPRISKAVATFEGPRTPATGDADGDGIDDLLLPTQLAVAPADMPAEGGALTILYGARSGLGSGRSESVIEGKGGEKRRIDFGSSPAVGDVDGDGKPDVVVNTPGYRGHDGKVTLLPGGSAGVPSADGEQAVDPLTDGLPGTPNPYKWNEFGYRPPLLDVDGDGRDDAVAFGPLWEKRAGAFLVLRGSGEGFEAGRVQLLTPGELGVPLRLK; via the coding sequence ATGCCGCGCACTTCCAGGACCGGGCCGGCGGCGGTGGCCGTCGCCCTGGTCGCGAGCCTCGCCGCGGGGTGCGCCGGTGGCGGCTCCCCGGACCGGACCGACAGCGGACCGAAGAGGCCCGCCGCCGGAAAGCCGTCCGACAAGCCGGACCCCGGGGACTTCAACGGCGACGGCTACGACGACTTCGCGACCGTCGTGTACTCGGAGTCCAAGGACAAGAGGCGGTACACCGAGACGCTGACAGTGGTCTACGGCTCCTCCGACGGCCTCAACAAGGCCTCGGCCCAACGGACTTCGGCGGCCCGGAAGGCGGAAGAGAAGGGCGCCGGCTTCGTCTCGCGCCCCCTGCGCACCGACCTCGACGGCGACGGCTTCACCGACCTGGTCGTCGCCCGCGGGAACGCCGGCGCGCCGCTCGGGACGCTCGCCCTCTTCGGCGGCCCCCGCGGTCTGGGCAGGGCCACCGAACTGGCCCTGCCCGACGGCTTCCAGCCGCGCGCCGCCGCCGACTTCGACGGGGACGGTTCCGTGGACCTGCTCGACGGCGGGCACGGCGGCACGGGCGACCCCAGCGCGACCGGGCCGGGCTCCGACGGGCTGCTGCTGTACGGCCCCTTCGACCGCACCGGCACCCCGAAGCGGCAGGCCGTCCTCGACCTCGACCAGCAGGGGTACGCGACGCCCGAATCGGCCACCACCGGCGACTTCGACGCCGACGGGAAGGCGGAGGTGGTGTTCACGTACGACTTCGACGCGGAGGAGGACGAGAGCGCGCCCGAGAGCCTGTACATGGTCGGCTACTACGAGGGCGGCGCGGACGGGCTCGTACGCGACACCGCGCTCGAACCGCGCATCAGCAAGGCGGTGGCCACCTTCGAGGGGCCGCGTACGCCTGCCACCGGTGACGCGGACGGTGACGGCATCGACGATCTGCTGCTGCCCACGCAGCTCGCCGTGGCGCCGGCGGACATGCCCGCGGAGGGTGGTGCGCTGACCATCCTGTACGGGGCCAGGTCCGGGCTCGGTAGCGGGCGTTCGGAGTCCGTGATCGAGGGCAAGGGCGGGGAGAAGCGGCGGATCGACTTCGGGTCGTCGCCTGCCGTCGGGGACGTCGACGGCGACGGGAAGCCGGATGTCGTCGTGAACACGCCGGGCTACCGGGGGCACGACGGGAAGGTGACGTTGTTGCCGGGTGGGTCGGCGGGGGTGCCGTCCGCGGACGGGGAGCAGGCCGTTGATCCCCTGACCGACGGGTTGCCGGGGACGCCCAACCCGTACAAGTGGAACGAGTTCGGTTATCGGCCGCCGTTGCTGGATGTGGATGGTGACGGGCGGGACGACGCGGTGGCGTTCGGGCCGTTGTGGGAGAAGCGGGCGGGGGCGTTCTTGGTGTTGCGGGGGAGTGGTGAGGGGTTCGAGGCGGGGAGGGTGCAGCTTCTTACGCCTGGGGAGCTCGGGGTGCCACTGCGGTTGAAGTGA
- a CDS encoding VgrG-related protein, with protein sequence MVQPAYSTLIQVTIDGKPLPPDYAPMLVDGWVDQGAGVPAAFRLTFRDPDREILAKLGIRFGSKVVLTPIADGKGAADPLLTGEVTGLEADYDGTGTFTVVRGYDAGHRLVRRRRVAAYKNQSASDIARKLAKEDGLQLGVIGSTKTVYEFISQANVTDWDFLSRLADENGMVMSVNAKGKFEFAKPKPASGAPGVGTDGDKSPFVLQARHDILRLRAAVTAADQVGKVQARGWDITTKKKLTSMSLATKNPGVSIGTAPGEAAKKFKTSTLVETGTPYDKQAEVKFAAESLSDDVTSSFAELEVAVRGNPKLRPGVPVTLSDVGEPFQGKYTATSVRHVFGDGQHYESWVTFSGRQWRSLYGLASGGGSAVEPRMPSVANAIVTNVQDPDKQGRVKLQFPWLDDQYESDWTRVTQWGGKGGGGIFPLDVDDEVLVAFDRGALDHPFVIGGLYNGKDKPTPVTDVPLHDGLRKKAIRHTLSDRQGNRVDLLSQSTGARKQGVRVASGDGRLTINLDRTKTEITVDSKGTVSITGSRSVSVEAGTDLTLSARRRLTIKSGGLLNIQGRNVNVKSLGGAVAVDAVGALSLKAVGTVQVSSVGQVGIRAVNVDLMGIVTVNKKPYPIP encoded by the coding sequence ATGGTTCAGCCCGCGTACTCCACGCTCATCCAGGTCACCATCGACGGCAAACCGCTCCCGCCCGACTACGCCCCGATGCTCGTCGACGGCTGGGTCGACCAGGGCGCCGGGGTGCCCGCCGCGTTCCGGCTCACCTTCCGGGACCCGGACCGGGAGATCCTCGCCAAGCTGGGCATCAGGTTCGGGTCCAAGGTCGTGCTCACCCCGATCGCGGACGGCAAGGGTGCCGCCGATCCGCTGCTGACCGGCGAGGTCACCGGTCTGGAGGCGGACTACGACGGCACCGGCACCTTCACCGTCGTCCGCGGCTACGACGCCGGGCACCGCCTGGTGCGCCGGCGCCGGGTGGCCGCGTACAAGAACCAGAGTGCCTCCGACATCGCCCGCAAGCTGGCCAAGGAGGACGGCCTCCAGCTCGGTGTGATCGGTTCGACGAAGACCGTGTACGAGTTCATCAGCCAGGCCAACGTCACCGACTGGGACTTCCTCTCCCGGCTCGCCGACGAGAACGGCATGGTCATGTCGGTGAACGCGAAGGGGAAGTTCGAGTTCGCCAAGCCCAAGCCGGCCTCGGGGGCGCCCGGGGTCGGTACGGACGGGGACAAGAGTCCGTTCGTCCTCCAGGCCCGCCACGACATCCTGCGGCTGCGGGCCGCCGTCACCGCCGCCGACCAGGTCGGCAAGGTCCAGGCGCGCGGCTGGGACATCACCACGAAGAAGAAGCTCACCTCCATGTCGCTGGCGACCAAGAACCCCGGGGTCAGCATCGGCACCGCCCCGGGCGAGGCCGCCAAGAAGTTCAAGACCTCCACGCTGGTCGAGACGGGCACGCCCTACGACAAGCAGGCCGAGGTCAAGTTCGCCGCGGAGTCCCTCTCCGACGACGTGACCTCCTCGTTCGCCGAGCTGGAGGTCGCCGTGCGCGGCAACCCCAAGCTGCGGCCCGGCGTTCCGGTCACGCTGTCCGACGTCGGGGAGCCCTTCCAGGGCAAGTACACCGCCACGTCCGTACGGCACGTCTTCGGCGACGGGCAGCACTACGAGAGCTGGGTGACCTTCAGCGGACGCCAGTGGCGCTCGCTCTACGGGCTCGCCTCCGGGGGCGGTTCGGCCGTCGAACCCCGGATGCCCAGCGTGGCCAACGCGATCGTCACCAACGTCCAGGACCCGGACAAGCAGGGGCGGGTCAAGCTCCAGTTCCCCTGGCTGGACGACCAGTACGAGAGCGACTGGACCCGCGTCACGCAGTGGGGCGGCAAGGGCGGCGGCGGGATCTTCCCGCTGGACGTGGACGACGAGGTTCTCGTCGCCTTCGACCGGGGTGCGCTGGACCACCCCTTCGTCATCGGCGGCCTCTACAACGGGAAGGACAAGCCGACCCCCGTCACGGACGTCCCGCTGCACGACGGACTGCGGAAGAAGGCGATCCGGCACACCCTGTCCGACCGGCAGGGCAACCGCGTCGACCTGCTCAGCCAGAGCACCGGCGCCCGTAAACAGGGCGTACGCGTCGCCAGCGGTGACGGCAGACTGACCATCAACCTCGACCGCACCAAGACCGAGATCACCGTGGACAGCAAGGGAACGGTCAGCATCACGGGCAGCAGATCGGTGTCGGTGGAGGCGGGCACGGACCTGACTCTCAGCGCGCGGCGCAGGCTGACCATCAAGAGCGGCGGGCTGCTCAACATCCAGGGCAGGAACGTCAACGTCAAGTCGCTCGGCGGGGCCGTGGCGGTGGACGCGGTGGGTGCCCTCAGTCTCAAGGCCGTCGGAACCGTCCAGGTCAGCTCCGTCGGCCAGGTGGGCATCCGGGCCGTCAACGTCGACCTCATGGGCATCGTGACGGTCAACAAGAAGCCGTATCCGATCCCGTGA
- a CDS encoding FG-GAP repeat domain-containing protein, whose translation MRFTVRGRRVSTRIVAALTGCVLGGGLAVGCGPTADSGDGDSAGKREPLTVAKAPARLPVPLGKGSKAADDFNGDGHPDLVLNDLVKRDSHGDDAGIGVVYGSARGLAPGARQLLSAARNASATKGQLPAVFDAEASCDLDRDGYTDLVVSTDPPFDGQGQPPVPLQILFGSARGLAGKAVKLAIPPQARFGNDWPDQPVCGDFNKDKAEDLVVHASDGRLSYLRGPFTRKGAPKAAGAPLASPGNVPTPPAVDVDGDGYDDLIVRTAEGSAASASTSSLVPGGPTGPAGTAVALPTGVDVAFGRFGKGKGLDAAIGSMTGTALRYDVPGTLRGTLDVAGTVLDSGDFDGDGLSELLSSGSELRILKGRTTGLSKAGMVTVPPPARGTTRVLKVADFDGDGRADLVVRTYRGDTKDTIAVYPGTKKGLLAREPELTFSSSEFLGMES comes from the coding sequence ATGAGGTTCACGGTGCGTGGGCGAAGAGTTAGTACGCGGATTGTGGCGGCCCTGACCGGATGCGTCCTCGGCGGCGGCCTCGCCGTCGGATGCGGCCCGACCGCCGACAGCGGCGACGGGGACTCGGCGGGAAAGCGTGAGCCCCTCACCGTCGCCAAGGCCCCCGCCCGGCTCCCCGTACCGCTCGGCAAGGGCAGCAAGGCGGCCGACGACTTCAACGGGGACGGGCACCCGGACCTCGTACTCAACGATCTCGTGAAGCGCGACAGCCATGGCGACGACGCCGGAATCGGCGTCGTCTACGGATCGGCGCGCGGACTCGCCCCCGGCGCCCGGCAGTTGCTGAGCGCCGCCCGGAACGCCTCCGCCACCAAGGGGCAGTTGCCCGCCGTCTTCGACGCCGAGGCGAGCTGCGATCTCGACCGGGACGGGTACACGGATCTCGTCGTCTCGACCGACCCGCCGTTCGACGGGCAGGGCCAGCCGCCGGTCCCGCTGCAGATCCTCTTCGGCTCGGCCCGGGGGCTGGCCGGCAAGGCGGTGAAGCTGGCGATTCCCCCGCAGGCACGTTTCGGCAACGACTGGCCGGACCAGCCGGTGTGCGGGGACTTCAACAAGGACAAGGCCGAGGATCTCGTCGTGCACGCCTCCGACGGGCGGCTCAGCTATCTGCGCGGGCCCTTCACGCGCAAGGGCGCCCCGAAGGCGGCCGGTGCGCCGCTCGCCTCACCCGGGAACGTGCCCACACCACCGGCCGTGGACGTCGACGGTGACGGATACGACGACCTGATCGTCCGTACCGCAGAGGGTTCCGCCGCCTCCGCGTCCACCTCCTCCCTCGTGCCGGGCGGACCGACCGGGCCCGCCGGTACCGCGGTCGCCCTCCCGACCGGTGTCGACGTCGCGTTCGGCCGGTTCGGGAAGGGCAAGGGGCTCGACGCGGCGATCGGCTCGATGACCGGGACCGCGCTGCGCTACGACGTTCCGGGCACCCTGCGCGGCACACTCGACGTCGCCGGAACCGTCCTGGACTCCGGGGACTTCGACGGGGACGGGCTCAGCGAACTCCTCTCCAGCGGTTCGGAGTTGCGGATCCTCAAGGGCCGCACGACGGGTCTGTCCAAGGCCGGGATGGTGACCGTGCCGCCGCCCGCCCGGGGAACCACCCGCGTGCTGAAGGTGGCCGACTTCGACGGGGACGGGCGCGCCGATCTGGTCGTGCGCACGTACCGCGGGGACACGAAGGACACGATCGCCGTGTACCCGGGCACGAAGAAGGGCCTGCTCGCGCGGGAGCCCGAACTCACCTTCTCCAGCTCGGAGTTCCTGGGCATGGAGAGCTGA